The proteins below come from a single Deltaproteobacteria bacterium genomic window:
- the msrP gene encoding protein-methionine-sulfoxide reductase catalytic subunit MsrP, with protein MVAIRIARAWELPERVATPEPVFLDRRQFLKTAGATSLALLGACAGNGESTAGPPASAPQSASTAITGLFPAARNSRFSLDRPLTDEHAAGHYNNFYEFTPDKDVYKFTGNFHPWPWQIEATGLVEKEQRWDVAQLARALPLEERLYRHRCVEAWAMAIPWTGFALKALIEKAKPLSSAKYIRFVSFLRPEQAPGQLLRDYPWPYYEGLSLAEATNELAFAALGAYGHELPAQHGAPLRLAIPWKYGYKSPKSIVRIEFVAAPPRTFWNDLAPQEYSFESNVNPAVPHPRWSQASERMLGTGERRPTQLYNGYAEFVAHLYRPA; from the coding sequence ATGGTAGCGATTAGGATTGCGCGCGCGTGGGAGTTGCCCGAACGGGTGGCGACGCCCGAGCCGGTATTCCTCGACCGCCGGCAGTTCCTGAAAACGGCCGGCGCGACCTCACTCGCGCTGCTCGGGGCCTGTGCCGGCAACGGCGAGAGCACCGCCGGCCCACCAGCCTCCGCCCCTCAATCCGCCAGCACCGCCATCACCGGCTTGTTCCCGGCGGCGCGCAACTCGCGCTTTTCCCTCGATCGCCCGCTCACCGACGAGCATGCCGCCGGCCACTACAACAACTTCTACGAGTTCACCCCAGACAAGGACGTCTACAAGTTCACCGGCAACTTCCACCCCTGGCCGTGGCAGATCGAAGCCACCGGCCTGGTCGAGAAGGAGCAGAGATGGGACGTGGCGCAGCTCGCCCGCGCGCTGCCGCTCGAAGAACGCCTCTATCGCCACCGCTGCGTCGAGGCCTGGGCCATGGCGATTCCCTGGACGGGCTTCGCGCTCAAAGCCCTGATCGAGAAGGCCAAGCCTCTATCGTCGGCCAAGTACATCCGCTTCGTCAGCTTCTTGCGACCCGAGCAGGCGCCCGGGCAATTGTTGCGCGACTATCCCTGGCCATACTACGAGGGCCTTTCGCTGGCCGAGGCCACCAATGAGTTGGCGTTCGCAGCGCTCGGCGCTTATGGCCACGAACTGCCGGCGCAGCACGGCGCGCCCTTGCGCCTGGCGATCCCGTGGAAGTACGGCTACAAGAGCCCGAAGTCGATAGTGCGCATCGAGTTCGTGGCTGCGCCCCCGCGCACGTTCTGGAACGACCTGGCACCGCAGGAGTACAGCTTCGAGTCCAACGTCAACCCCGCGGTACCCCATCCCCGCTGGTCACAAGCCAGCGAGCGCATGCTGGGCACCGGCGAGCGCCGGCCGACGCAGCTGTACAACGGTTACGCCGAGTTCGTTGCTCATTTGTATCGGCCGGCCTGA
- a CDS encoding flippase-like domain-containing protein yields MQKQTVRNVSISLLLSGLFLYLAFRTVPLAELGAAFQRFDVRWLVPAVAISLVLQVLRAWRWQLELRPLSHIGLGQVWLVTCIAYMAINVLPARLGEVVRPWLLSRRTAISFANVVGNLVVEKTMDSLVILFYILLGLLSAANLPAWVRRGALFPAAGAAVLVVLVLVLYFSGEAFFARRVVRYLPARAGTRLLRVVRAVVDGMRILPDRGLLAGVLAVSIALWFMPILSSYVLIHAFGFALPFSAALIVFIFIGFGTALPQAPGMIGTYQYACILALGLFGVPRADALAYGLVLNGIQLTTLVAQGVVALAIARVGLEDLRPARPGG; encoded by the coding sequence ATGCAAAAGCAGACCGTACGCAACGTGAGCATCAGCTTGCTGTTGAGCGGGCTGTTTCTCTACCTGGCGTTTCGCACCGTGCCGCTGGCGGAGCTGGGCGCGGCGTTTCAGCGCTTCGACGTGCGCTGGTTGGTGCCGGCAGTGGCCATTAGCTTGGTGCTGCAAGTGTTGCGCGCCTGGCGCTGGCAGCTGGAGCTGCGGCCGCTTAGCCACATCGGGCTGGGGCAGGTCTGGCTGGTCACCTGCATCGCCTACATGGCGATCAACGTGCTGCCCGCGCGCTTGGGTGAAGTCGTGCGCCCGTGGCTGCTGTCGCGGCGCACCGCCATCAGCTTCGCCAACGTCGTCGGCAATCTGGTGGTGGAGAAGACCATGGATTCGCTGGTGATCCTCTTCTACATCCTGCTGGGGCTGCTGTCGGCGGCCAACCTGCCGGCGTGGGTGCGCCGCGGCGCGTTGTTTCCCGCTGCCGGTGCCGCCGTGCTGGTCGTGCTGGTGCTGGTGTTGTACTTCAGCGGCGAGGCCTTCTTCGCACGCCGGGTGGTGCGCTACTTGCCCGCGCGGGCGGGAACGCGCTTGCTGCGGGTGGTGCGCGCGGTGGTCGACGGCATGCGCATCTTGCCCGATCGCGGCCTGCTGGCCGGCGTCTTGGCCGTGTCGATCGCGCTTTGGTTCATGCCGATTCTTTCCAGCTACGTATTGATCCACGCCTTCGGCTTCGCGCTGCCCTTCAGCGCCGCGCTGATTGTCTTCATCTTCATCGGTTTCGGTACCGCGCTGCCGCAAGCCCCGGGCATGATTGGTACCTATCAATACGCCTGCATCTTGGCGCTCGGGTTGTTCGGTGTGCCCCGGGCTGACGCCCTTGCCTATGGGCTGGTGCTGAACGGCATTCAACTCACAACCCTGGTGGCACAGGGCGTAGTCGCGCTCGCCATCGCCCGTGTCGGCCTCGAAGACCTGCGCCCCGCTCGCCCCGGCGGGTGA
- the hpnH gene encoding adenosyl-hopene transferase HpnH: MRFPVHLMTDMMQWQLKNWWRGRQRYPYVLMLEPLHTCNLACIGCSPERYNGDLKDRLPLAECLRAVDESGAPVVSICGGEPTIYPELPELIDAVVGRKRQVYLCTNGTLLERFLSKGTPHRRLSINVHLDGMQATHDAVVNRPGTFDKAIEMIKLSKSLGYQVSTNTTIYRQTEMAEVEQLLALLDGLGVDGMVLAPGYHYAPIKGNHFLIRDEIHRKFSRVLELSRRYRLHSTPLFLEFAAGLRDYPCTPWGNPTRTPKGWKAPCYLIEQQHFNTFEEFWNGVDWDYWEKREDQRCRNCMMHSGFEPSVVRHLGTSLKDLVTMARWNFTG, encoded by the coding sequence ATGCGATTCCCAGTCCACCTCATGACCGACATGATGCAGTGGCAGCTCAAGAACTGGTGGCGCGGTCGCCAGCGCTATCCGTATGTGCTGATGCTGGAGCCGCTGCATACCTGCAACTTAGCCTGCATTGGCTGCTCGCCGGAGCGATACAACGGCGACCTCAAGGATCGCTTGCCGCTGGCCGAGTGCTTGCGCGCGGTCGACGAGTCGGGCGCTCCGGTGGTTTCTATCTGCGGCGGTGAACCGACGATATATCCGGAGCTGCCCGAACTGATCGACGCCGTCGTCGGGCGCAAGCGGCAGGTCTATTTGTGCACCAACGGTACGCTGCTCGAGCGCTTTCTCAGTAAGGGCACGCCGCACCGGCGCTTGAGCATCAATGTGCACCTCGACGGCATGCAGGCCACCCACGACGCAGTGGTCAACCGCCCCGGCACTTTCGATAAGGCGATCGAGATGATCAAGCTGTCCAAGAGCCTCGGCTACCAGGTGAGCACCAACACCACCATCTATCGCCAGACCGAGATGGCGGAAGTCGAGCAGCTGCTGGCGTTGCTCGACGGCCTCGGCGTCGATGGGATGGTGCTGGCTCCGGGCTATCACTACGCGCCGATCAAGGGGAACCACTTCCTCATCCGCGACGAGATTCACCGGAAGTTCAGCCGTGTCTTGGAACTGTCGCGGCGCTACCGGCTGCACTCGACGCCGTTGTTTCTGGAGTTCGCCGCTGGCCTGCGCGATTATCCCTGCACGCCTTGGGGCAACCCGACGCGCACCCCCAAGGGCTGGAAGGCGCCCTGCTACCTCATCGAGCAGCAGCACTTCAATACCTTCGAGGAGTTTTGGAACGGGGTGGACTGGGACTACTGGGAGAAGCGCGAAGACCAGCGCTGCCGGAATTGCATGATGCACAGCGGCTTCGAGCCCTCGGTGGTGCGTCACCTGGGCACGAGCCTCAAGGACCTGGTCACCATGGCGCGCTGGAACTTCACCGGCTGA
- the rimI gene encoding ribosomal protein S18-alanine N-acetyltransferase: protein MELRVDPMQAEDLPQVLEIERQSFPQPWTAGLFLHELKLPFSRTLLLRSCNGSPAALGYICRWLVAEEVHILNVAVHPDYRGRGFGRLLVETIIHEARTAGARLVTLEVRRHNAAALRLYRKLGFAEKGVRRNYYGRGDDAIIMTRELSAGAGGELSL from the coding sequence ATGGAGCTGCGCGTCGATCCGATGCAAGCCGAGGATCTCCCGCAGGTGCTGGAGATCGAGCGGCAATCGTTCCCGCAGCCGTGGACGGCGGGCCTGTTCTTGCATGAGTTGAAACTGCCGTTTTCACGCACCTTGCTGTTGCGCTCCTGCAACGGATCGCCGGCCGCTCTCGGCTACATTTGCCGCTGGCTGGTTGCCGAGGAAGTGCACATCTTGAACGTCGCCGTCCATCCCGATTACCGCGGGCGCGGTTTCGGACGGTTGCTGGTCGAGACGATCATCCACGAGGCACGGACGGCCGGCGCGCGGTTGGTGACGCTGGAGGTGCGCCGCCACAATGCGGCCGCGCTGCGCCTGTATCGCAAGCTGGGCTTCGCCGAAAAGGGCGTGCGGCGGAACTACTACGGGCGCGGGGACGACGCGATCATCATGACCCGCGAGTTGAGCGCCGGGGCTGGCGGCGAGCTGTCGCTGTAG
- a CDS encoding ketoacyl-ACP synthase III — MSPALRNSRIVSVARCVPDKVVTNDDLAGRMETSDEWIQQRTGIKQRHYSDGDTGAADLGARAAAEALERAGIRPQDVGCVIFATLSPDYDMPASACVLQARLGMSGMPAFDVRNQCSGLIYSLAIADAYVKTGACEYALVVGAEIHSTGLDLTTRGREVGVIFGDGAGALVIGPSPDRQRGILSTHLHAEGRFAEMLWLECPGSRSRPRLSEEMIVDARVFPKMRGREVFRQAVTRFPEVIHEALAANGLTTADIDLLIPHQANQRISQMVAMGLGLPEEKLFTNIERYGNTTAASIPIALSEAIEAGRVREGALICLAAFGAGFTWAAALIRW, encoded by the coding sequence ATGAGCCCAGCGTTGCGCAACTCACGCATTGTTAGCGTCGCTCGCTGCGTGCCGGACAAGGTGGTGACCAATGACGACCTGGCCGGGCGCATGGAGACCTCGGACGAGTGGATTCAGCAGCGCACCGGGATCAAGCAACGCCACTACAGTGACGGCGACACCGGCGCGGCTGACCTGGGCGCGCGCGCCGCGGCCGAGGCCCTCGAGCGAGCGGGCATCCGGCCGCAGGACGTCGGCTGCGTGATCTTCGCCACCTTGAGCCCGGACTACGACATGCCGGCATCGGCGTGTGTGCTGCAGGCGCGCCTGGGCATGTCGGGCATGCCGGCCTTCGACGTGCGCAACCAGTGCTCGGGTTTGATCTACAGCCTGGCGATTGCCGACGCTTATGTAAAGACCGGCGCGTGTGAGTATGCGCTGGTGGTCGGCGCCGAAATCCACTCGACCGGCTTGGACTTGACTACGCGCGGGCGCGAGGTCGGCGTGATCTTCGGCGACGGCGCCGGCGCGCTGGTTATCGGGCCGTCGCCCGATCGGCAGCGCGGCATTCTCTCGACCCACCTGCACGCCGAGGGGCGCTTTGCCGAGATGCTGTGGCTGGAGTGCCCGGGCAGCCGTAGCCGCCCGCGGCTGAGCGAGGAGATGATTGTCGATGCCCGCGTGTTTCCGAAGATGCGCGGCCGCGAGGTCTTTCGCCAGGCGGTTACCCGCTTCCCCGAAGTCATCCACGAAGCCCTCGCCGCCAACGGGCTGACGACTGCTGACATCGATCTGCTCATCCCTCATCAAGCCAATCAGCGCATCAGCCAGATGGTAGCCATGGGTCTAGGATTACCAGAAGAAAAGTTATTCACCAACATCGAGCGCTACGGCAACACCACGGCGGCCTCGATTCCAATCGCCTTGTCCGAGGCCATCGAGGCGGGCCGGGTGCGGGAGGGCGCGTTGATCTGCCTGGCCGCCTTCGGTGCCGGCTTCACCTGGGCTGCGGCTCTGATCCGATGGTAG
- a CDS encoding 3-oxoacyl-ACP synthase III family protein — protein sequence MGSALLGLGHNLPPLVETAAGRRPIAASGGSSDLALPAAEHALAQAGVAAGGVDFIVFATATPDVTFPGAACYLQHKLACNTVGALDVRAQCAGFLFGLSVADKFIRAGSYRRVLLVGAEVLSPGLDYSAGGLPVASLFGDGAAAALVGPGAAGAGALAIVVHSDGRQYDRFWCEYPSSRRHPTRVTVADFQAGRHFPALDFAAVRRFGLATLPAVIDEALAVAGVARSRIDRFFVSHVFADVADQVSDQLGIAAKTTNCTTHNAGHLMAASIPASLSAAMAAAEVGAGARVCLAACGAGFTWGAAVVQL from the coding sequence ATGGGCAGCGCCCTCTTGGGGCTGGGGCATAACCTACCGCCGCTGGTCGAGACGGCGGCGGGCCGCCGGCCGATTGCTGCAAGCGGCGGCAGCTCCGACTTGGCGCTGCCGGCGGCCGAGCACGCGCTCGCTCAGGCGGGAGTTGCGGCCGGCGGCGTCGATTTCATTGTGTTTGCCACTGCCACACCCGATGTGACATTTCCGGGTGCCGCTTGCTACCTGCAGCACAAGCTGGCGTGCAATACGGTTGGCGCCTTGGACGTTCGCGCGCAATGCGCCGGCTTTCTCTTCGGCCTGTCGGTGGCCGACAAGTTCATCCGTGCCGGCAGCTATCGCCGGGTGCTACTGGTGGGAGCCGAAGTGCTGTCGCCGGGGCTCGATTACTCCGCCGGCGGCTTGCCGGTGGCGTCGTTGTTCGGCGACGGCGCCGCCGCCGCGCTGGTGGGGCCGGGTGCTGCCGGCGCGGGGGCGCTCGCGATCGTGGTCCATAGCGATGGGCGCCAGTACGACCGCTTCTGGTGCGAGTACCCGAGCAGCCGCCGGCATCCGACGCGAGTGACGGTGGCGGACTTTCAGGCCGGCCGCCATTTTCCCGCGCTGGATTTCGCGGCGGTGCGCCGCTTCGGCCTCGCTACCCTGCCGGCGGTGATCGATGAAGCGCTGGCGGTGGCGGGCGTGGCGCGCAGTCGTATCGATCGCTTCTTCGTCAGCCACGTCTTTGCCGACGTAGCCGATCAGGTTTCTGACCAACTTGGCATCGCTGCCAAGACGACCAACTGCACGACGCACAACGCCGGCCATCTGATGGCTGCTTCCATACCCGCGAGCCTGAGCGCGGCGATGGCCGCGGCTGAGGTGGGTGCGGGCGCCCGTGTCTGCTTGGCCGCTTGCGGTGCCGGCTTTACCTGGGGCGCGGCGGTGGTACAGCTATGA